The sequence CTGTTTTCGCAGCTTGAGCAGCAGCAAAAATCTGAGTGAGGTCACCCCATTCGGCCGCAAAGATCACAACAAAGCTTGTGATGATTGTGCGACGCACGGATTCGGTAGACGACGCGCCAACTTTTGCTAAAACTTCTGATTCTTCAGCTGCTTCTTCTTGTGCTTCCTGGGCCCGCGATTTCAAGCCCCCGCGAATTAAAACGATTGAACCAGCCAAGAAAAATATGGCAGTAACAGCAAGAACCGGTTCCTGCGGCAGAAGTGCAATAAACCCGCCAGCTGTAACGGCGATAAGGCATTGAATGAAGAATGCAGCGCTGACACCGAGCCATACGTAGAGGTGTCGAAAACGAGTCGCGAGCACCAATGATGCAATGAAACTCTTATCTGGAAGTTCAGCAAGGAAAATAACGAAAAACGTCGTTAATGCAATCCCAAGGTCGAACGTTTGATTCAAGGTGAACTACTAGTTCGTGATTTTGAACAACCACAAACCGCGCATCTTGTTGTTGCTGATTGAAGCAACAGCAAGCGGAGTTCCTTCGGCATTCAGTGTTGTGCCAGTTGGAACAGTGAAACGGAAGTAGGTCTCTGTGATGGGTTCTGGACTCAGTGGCTGGCCATTGAAGAATGCGGTCCAACCTTCTTCTGCGACTACTGGGTCAACGCTGATGCCCACGGTGTTACCCACCATTGATGGAACGCTGAGAGCGCTAGGCAGTGCATCTTCCAAGTTGGTGGCCAGGTTTTGGCAGTTAAGGCCTGCTTCGTCGACATTGAAGTCCCAGCACAGTGCCTCTTCATTCACGCTGTTGACGCCGCTGACCACAGACACAGCCGGCGCAGGCTTTGTACATCCGGAAAGCGCAAGAGCAGCAATACCAAGGGCAACGACAGGGGCAATTCGACGAATCATCACGCCCGCAGCCTACGGGATTGCTGGTGTTTTGCCCCCGGGGGTTCAGCACGGGTCATAGGTACGCGAGAATCGACCTGTGACTGACATCGACACTCAAGTGGCCATCGTGGACGATCCGCGGCTTCTTGATGCTCAGGAACTGACCCGCGACGCCCTAATCGGAGAAGTTGGCGCGGAATATGTCGGTGAATTTGTCAGCGCCATGATGGACGCCGATCACATAGCAACCCACCTTTATACCTGTCTCAACCCCGCCTATGTCGGTTGGAATTGGGCTGTCCTTGTCGTGCGTGCGGCTGGCACTGATTCGGTCACGGTCAACGATGTGGTCTTGATGCCGGGGGAGCAGGCCCTGGTTGCCCCAGCTTGGGTGCCATGGAGTGAACGGGTTCAACCAGGTGACCTTGGTGTCGGCGACATCCTGCCCACTCCAGCAGATGACCAACGACTCATCGCCGGACTCACTGGCGAAGATGAACTTGAAGGTGTGGCCTCCCTTGCTCCATTGACGCCAGGTCAGTGGGAACTTGGTCTTGGTCGAGCTCGCGTGCTTTCTCCACTTGGGCGTGAAGCGGCGGCTCATAGGTGGCACGTAGGTGACACGGGCCCGCAGACAGCAATGGCGAGAAATGCAGCCCATGAATGTTCAACCTGTGGCTTCTTGGTAACTGTGGGTGGTGTGGTTGGTCAGGCTTTTGGAATCTGCGCTAATGAACTTGGTGCGGCAGACGGGCGCATCGTGAGTTTGGGCTTTGGCTGCGGTGCGCATTCCGAGGTTCTCGTTGAACCACCCGTTGAGCCCGCTGAGGGATCCCTGCCAGATGAAGCTGGGGATTTAGGCCACTCCTAAACACTGTTCGAATTGAATTCCAGGAGCGGTTACTTCCCTTGGGCCTTGCGCCGCAAAAACACCAAACCTAAAACCCCGCTGGTAATTGCGATAGCTGACATCAGCAGCCATTGCTGGACATTTCCGTCTTGTGTCTTCAAAACGACGGCACCAACGACGCCGGCGATCACCCAAGCTAGCGTGCCAATTCGGACAGCAACTTGCGCTGAAGCCACTGAACCTGGCTCTGCCCGATAGGCACTTGTCCGACTCATGGTGCTGCCTTCCCTCATGTCCAACAGTTGATGGAGTTCTCACGCTAGTCTCCGGCCATTCATCAACCCGAGGGTGCATGTCCATTAGTACCGAGCCAAAATCTGGCTTCGACAAGTATTTCGAACTATCCGCACGCGGATCCAATTACAGCCGTGAAATCCGAGGTGGATTTGTCACCTTCTTCACGATGGCATACATCGTAGTGCTGAATCCACTGATCATTGGTACTGCAAAAGATGTGAACGGTCAGTTCATCGGCGAAAACACAGATGTTCTTCAGTCAATCACGATGGTCACCGCAGCAACAGCCCTCGTTGCTGGCCTCATGACAATCCTGATGGGTGCCATTGGCCGTTTCCCGGTTGCTATTGCTGCCGGCCTTGGCCTCAACGGTTTCGTTGCCTTCACCCTTGCCCCTCAGATGACCTGGGCAGACGCCATGGGTCTTGTAGTGCTTGAAGGCTTGTTGATTCTGTTGTTGGTACTCACCGGCTTCCGCTCTGCTGTCTTCAAGGCAGTGCCAGAGCAGCTTAAGTACGCAATTGGCGTGGGTATTGGTTTGTTCATCACCATCATCGGTTTAGTGGACTCGGGCATTGTTCGCTCGGGTGTTCCACTTATTTCGTTCGGATTCTTCGGTGAGCTTCAAGGCTGGCCAATTCTGACCTTCGTGATCGGTTTGATCATCACCATCGTGTTGTTGGTGCGCAAGGTCAAGGGCGCAATCTTGATTTCCATTCTGGCTACGACCGTGGTTGCAATGATTATTGAAGCCGTGGCAGGCGTTGGAGCCAAGTCAACAGATAACCCACTTGGTTGGGGCCTGAACGTTCCTAAGGTGCCAGAGTCAATTGCTGCTACCCCGGATCTTGGATTGCTTGGTCAGTTCAACCTCTTTGGCAGTTTTGAATCAATCGGCGTTGTTGCAGCAATCCTGGCGATTTTCTCGCTCATGCTCTCTGACTTCTTCGACACCATGGGCACCGCTTTTGGTCTTGCCACTGAAGCTGATTTGCTTGATGAAGAAGGAAACATTCCTCA is a genomic window of Candidatus Nanopelagicales bacterium containing:
- a CDS encoding TMEM165/GDT1 family protein, translated to MNQTFDLGIALTTFFVIFLAELPDKSFIASLVLATRFRHLYVWLGVSAAFFIQCLIAVTAGGFIALLPQEPVLAVTAIFFLAGSIVLIRGGLKSRAQEAQEEAAEESEVLAKVGASSTESVRRTIITSFVVIFAAEWGDLTQIFAAAQAAKTGQPFTVFVGAWIGLIAVAGIAVVLGRWLQQRIPLSRVRIASGLVLLALAVWTATEFFQALSTP
- a CDS encoding DUF3027 domain-containing protein, yielding MTDIDTQVAIVDDPRLLDAQELTRDALIGEVGAEYVGEFVSAMMDADHIATHLYTCLNPAYVGWNWAVLVVRAAGTDSVTVNDVVLMPGEQALVAPAWVPWSERVQPGDLGVGDILPTPADDQRLIAGLTGEDELEGVASLAPLTPGQWELGLGRARVLSPLGREAAAHRWHVGDTGPQTAMARNAAHECSTCGFLVTVGGVVGQAFGICANELGAADGRIVSLGFGCGAHSEVLVEPPVEPAEGSLPDEAGDLGHS
- a CDS encoding NCS2 family permease is translated as MSISTEPKSGFDKYFELSARGSNYSREIRGGFVTFFTMAYIVVLNPLIIGTAKDVNGQFIGENTDVLQSITMVTAATALVAGLMTILMGAIGRFPVAIAAGLGLNGFVAFTLAPQMTWADAMGLVVLEGLLILLLVLTGFRSAVFKAVPEQLKYAIGVGIGLFITIIGLVDSGIVRSGVPLISFGFFGELQGWPILTFVIGLIITIVLLVRKVKGAILISILATTVVAMIIEAVAGVGAKSTDNPLGWGLNVPKVPESIAATPDLGLLGQFNLFGSFESIGVVAAILAIFSLMLSDFFDTMGTAFGLATEADLLDEEGNIPHFESILVVDSLAAVAGGVGSVSSNTAYIESASGIGEGARTGIASLVTGLLFLIAMFFSPLVTVIPYEAATPALVIVGFLMMTQIRHIDFTDYSIGIPAFLTIALMPFTYSITNGIGAGFVSWVIIKIATGKIKEINWLMWVISIAFVLYFAINPIEQLLGVSG